A portion of the Hoylesella buccalis ATCC 35310 genome contains these proteins:
- a CDS encoding HEAT repeat domain-containing protein — translation MKRIIIISLCLLVLVGHGMAKSGFAIVVDTKSYQYAQAELKAYAQAVEQVNELKVYTVVDRWGIPDSIRTALQKLYYQKRDPIVGAVFVGDIPVPMIRDAQHLTSAFKMNQTNSRQESSVPSDRYYDDFSLQFKSVGHDEGTPYYYYSLTARGSQRLQPNIYTGRIRPTDVGGISRYAKLKAYLQKLVALKRTNRKLNNMFYFDGHGYISASKDARIDEKISYFEHFPQLKRRTHQVGYISHDDVNPVKERLMSELMRKDMDLAMLHHHGSFDAQYLNNLILPNTVASAKTFIMRNLREHIYHAKQRNKNADSLSTALLKKFDLPDSWVLHAQSDSLARLDSIYEAAADLHLEDFRAYQFTPNTPVVVIDACFCGSFHLNDCIANEYVFQPGNTVVCIANSVNALQDKWADKLIGLIADGGCVGDVVKYAHYLELHVIGDPTFKFATEGKAVDVDRLVSDNKEGAWRKLLKSDQPERQCLAMEALCQLKAMSSAELLNIYRNSPSYIVRMQAFSLICDYKDDNFIKLLQLAANDSYELLQRCAVVMMGKSGDERLIPQLISIAIANATSARINFDAINSLTVFPKSQLLKEFALQFDRPEVCYIHKDSVRTLIYNAIDHASERWVEDTRKILDPTVPVKKKLQRIRFTRNYMIHAMIPDLLRYLEQEKNEQVEIALLEAMGWRTHSCQRPLISAACQRIINGNGYTQAVKDEALKTYKRINE, via the coding sequence ATGAAACGAATCATCATCATATCGCTCTGCCTGCTTGTGTTGGTAGGGCATGGTATGGCCAAGAGTGGATTTGCCATTGTGGTTGATACTAAAAGTTACCAATATGCCCAAGCTGAGTTGAAGGCTTATGCTCAGGCTGTAGAACAAGTCAATGAACTCAAGGTTTATACGGTTGTTGACCGTTGGGGGATACCCGATTCTATCCGTACCGCACTTCAAAAGCTCTATTATCAGAAGCGTGACCCTATTGTAGGAGCCGTCTTCGTGGGTGACATTCCTGTGCCTATGATACGCGACGCACAGCATCTCACCTCTGCCTTTAAGATGAATCAAACCAACTCAAGACAGGAGTCGTCGGTTCCTTCAGACCGCTATTATGACGACTTCTCCTTGCAATTCAAGTCTGTGGGGCATGATGAGGGTACGCCTTATTATTACTATTCACTCACAGCAAGGGGCTCTCAACGCCTGCAACCCAACATTTACACGGGAAGAATACGACCTACCGACGTTGGTGGAATCAGTAGATATGCCAAGCTAAAGGCCTATCTTCAGAAGCTGGTTGCACTCAAACGGACGAACAGAAAGCTGAACAACATGTTCTATTTTGATGGACATGGATACATCTCAGCTTCCAAAGATGCCCGAATAGACGAGAAAATATCTTATTTCGAGCATTTTCCACAGCTCAAACGGCGCACCCATCAAGTTGGTTATATTTCTCACGACGATGTCAATCCCGTGAAGGAGCGACTGATGAGCGAGCTCATGCGCAAGGATATGGATCTTGCCATGCTGCACCATCACGGTTCTTTTGATGCCCAATACCTCAACAATCTGATTTTGCCCAACACGGTAGCCAGTGCCAAGACCTTCATCATGCGCAATCTCAGGGAGCATATTTATCACGCGAAGCAGCGCAATAAGAATGCCGACTCATTGTCTACCGCCCTATTGAAGAAGTTTGACCTGCCCGACTCGTGGGTTCTGCATGCGCAGAGTGACTCGCTGGCTCGCCTGGACTCCATCTATGAGGCCGCTGCCGACCTGCATCTTGAAGACTTCCGCGCATACCAGTTCACTCCCAACACGCCTGTCGTGGTGATTGATGCCTGCTTCTGTGGGTCGTTTCATCTGAATGATTGCATCGCCAACGAGTATGTCTTCCAGCCTGGAAACACCGTGGTGTGTATCGCAAACAGCGTCAATGCGCTGCAAGACAAATGGGCAGACAAACTTATTGGACTGATCGCGGATGGCGGTTGCGTGGGTGATGTCGTGAAGTACGCCCATTACTTGGAGCTGCATGTCATTGGAGACCCCACCTTTAAGTTCGCCACTGAGGGCAAGGCCGTGGACGTAGACCGGTTGGTGAGCGATAACAAAGAGGGCGCATGGCGCAAACTACTCAAGTCAGACCAGCCAGAACGCCAGTGCTTAGCTATGGAGGCTCTTTGTCAGCTCAAGGCGATGTCATCGGCCGAATTATTGAATATCTACCGCAATTCGCCCTCTTATATCGTCAGAATGCAAGCCTTTTCACTCATTTGCGATTACAAAGACGACAATTTCATCAAGTTGTTGCAGCTGGCTGCCAACGACAGTTACGAATTGTTGCAGCGTTGTGCCGTGGTGATGATGGGCAAGAGTGGTGACGAACGGCTCATTCCGCAGCTCATCAGCATTGCCATTGCCAATGCCACGTCAGCCCGAATCAATTTCGATGCGATCAACTCATTGACCGTATTCCCCAAGAGTCAGCTCCTGAAGGAGTTCGCACTTCAGTTTGACCGACCTGAAGTGTGCTACATACATAAGGACTCTGTCCGTACGTTGATATACAATGCCATCGATCATGCTTCAGAACGCTGGGTTGAGGACACGCGTAAGATTTTGGATCCTACCGTCCCCGTAAAGAAAAAGCTGCAGCGGATACGCTTCACGCGCAATTATATGATTCATGCCATGATTCCGGATTTGTTGCGCTATCTCGAGCAAGAGAAGAATGAGCAGGTTGAGATAGCTTTGCTGGAGGCCATGGGTTGGCGTACACATTCTTGTCAGCGTCCACTTATCTCGGCTGCATGCCAGCGCATCATCAATGGCAACGGTTATACGCAAGCTGTAAAAGACGAGGCGCTGAAAACGTATAAACGGATTAATGAATAA
- a CDS encoding HmuY family protein — translation MKRVCLWMLAGMMLLLAGCATEDAVGRGVQDVSLTVNDVPNRWTYVSLSAHEVVGSSSLGDTHEDALWMLRTDWDIAFCNGMIRTNSGSSGKGKGGITWTPVDYDDIENLRAPSYQTDTRQTVTVKSVEIE, via the coding sequence ATGAAACGTGTATGCCTATGGATGTTGGCCGGCATGATGCTGCTTCTTGCAGGCTGTGCCACAGAAGATGCAGTCGGTCGTGGCGTTCAGGATGTCTCGTTGACGGTCAACGATGTGCCCAACCGGTGGACGTATGTCTCGCTGTCTGCCCATGAGGTGGTGGGAAGCAGCTCCTTGGGCGATACCCATGAGGATGCCCTGTGGATGCTGCGCACCGACTGGGATATCGCCTTTTGTAACGGAATGATTCGGACCAACAGTGGTTCTTCTGGCAAAGGGAAGGGTGGTATCACGTGGACACCGGTGGATTATGATGACATCGAAAATCTAAGGGCGCCTTCCTACCAAACGGACACACGGCAGACGGTAACGGTAAAAAGTGTGGAGATAGAATGA
- a CDS encoding DUF6242 domain-containing protein — MNRRFLPLLMLCSVMLLFASCLRDNDDEQMTYDDAAIIGFSVKNVKRLVHTKSSKGADSTYITTFAASDYIFYIDQLNRVIYNPDSLPVGVDASKVVATISAKNAGVIGIKNADNDTIKYFNSADSLDFTKPRQVVVYNNSGTGMNTYTVHVNVHQQDGDTFNWSSQTKNEPKLAELTAMRLLANGENLYVFGNKGSEAKVYTAARKAANQWQEIKPNIQLASDFYRQVVLQGKTFYGYHDSQVVKSADAKNWSVVSTIALKQLVGASDAKLYALAEDHKILVSGDGGATWTTETLSPSNALLPEADLNFVVQPSKTNAGANQLFMAGTTDQRVSQWGKIEENDKKAENQPWTSYTPSAGNRFALPNLTNLQVVKYDDELVAMGGTGKGESSGVKAFSEIYGSVDGGLTWKKHATLVFPEGFQSSESSFAMTADVDHYLWMVCGKTGQVWRGRLNKLGWPVVKRVITE; from the coding sequence ATGAATAGAAGATTTTTACCGCTTCTCATGCTGTGCTCAGTGATGCTGCTATTCGCTTCTTGTCTTAGAGACAACGACGATGAGCAGATGACATATGACGATGCGGCCATTATAGGATTCTCGGTTAAAAACGTCAAACGTTTGGTACACACCAAATCGAGCAAAGGTGCCGACAGCACATACATCACGACTTTTGCTGCAAGCGACTATATTTTCTACATAGACCAACTCAATAGGGTAATTTATAATCCCGACTCGTTGCCGGTAGGTGTTGACGCTTCGAAAGTGGTAGCGACCATTTCGGCTAAGAATGCGGGTGTAATTGGCATCAAAAACGCTGACAACGATACGATTAAATATTTCAATTCGGCCGATTCACTCGATTTTACCAAGCCCCGTCAGGTTGTTGTTTACAACAATTCGGGTACGGGTATGAATACCTATACCGTCCATGTAAACGTTCACCAGCAGGATGGTGACACGTTCAACTGGAGCAGTCAGACAAAGAATGAGCCTAAGCTGGCCGAGCTAACAGCCATGCGCTTACTTGCGAATGGAGAAAACTTGTATGTCTTTGGCAACAAGGGGTCGGAGGCAAAGGTCTATACGGCTGCGCGAAAGGCGGCAAACCAATGGCAAGAAATCAAGCCCAACATCCAGTTGGCAAGTGACTTTTATCGTCAGGTAGTATTGCAAGGCAAGACATTCTATGGCTATCATGACAGTCAAGTGGTGAAATCTGCTGATGCGAAAAACTGGTCTGTGGTGTCTACCATCGCACTTAAACAGCTGGTAGGTGCTAGCGATGCCAAGTTGTATGCCCTGGCTGAAGATCATAAAATATTAGTTTCGGGCGACGGAGGTGCTACCTGGACGACGGAAACCTTGAGTCCCTCGAACGCACTGTTGCCAGAGGCTGATTTGAATTTTGTAGTCCAACCCTCGAAAACCAATGCGGGTGCCAATCAGTTGTTCATGGCTGGAACCACCGACCAGCGTGTTTCTCAGTGGGGAAAGATTGAAGAGAACGATAAAAAGGCTGAAAATCAGCCTTGGACAAGTTATACGCCATCGGCTGGAAACCGGTTCGCATTACCCAACTTGACCAACCTTCAGGTGGTGAAATATGACGATGAGCTCGTGGCCATGGGTGGTACCGGAAAAGGCGAGAGTAGCGGCGTGAAGGCGTTCAGTGAGATATATGGCAGCGTGGATGGTGGTTTGACGTGGAAAAAACATGCCACGCTGGTCTTCCCAGAAGGTTTTCAAAGCAGTGAATCATCGTTTGCCATGACGGCCGATGTCGACCACTACCTGTGGATGGTTTGTGGAAAAACCGGACAAGTTTGGCGGGGACGGCTCAACAAGTTGGGCTGGCCTGTGGTGAAAAGGGTGATTACTGAATAG
- a CDS encoding DUF6089 family protein translates to MRQGLLSILLLVAAVQTQAQDDVEYRMEVGGGAGLVSYLGDFNGSVVKNMQPMGSLVWRWVLNPRMALKAKGSYGKLKGSSADVQTYYPDMQEKPYEFNHSLGDLGVTFEYNFWPYGTGRDYRGAKRLTPFIFGGVGGTYVSGGPKDVWTAHVPLGLGVKYKLGDRVNIGLEWAAHFSLSDKLDGVVDPYLVKSSGLFKNTDGYSTLLVTLTYSFQAKCRTCHNDAE, encoded by the coding sequence ATGCGTCAAGGTCTGCTCTCTATATTATTGCTCGTGGCCGCTGTGCAAACGCAGGCACAAGACGACGTGGAATATCGTATGGAGGTGGGGGGCGGAGCGGGCTTGGTGTCCTATCTGGGCGACTTCAATGGCAGCGTGGTTAAGAACATGCAACCCATGGGTTCGCTTGTGTGGCGATGGGTACTCAACCCTCGAATGGCCCTAAAAGCCAAGGGTAGCTATGGCAAGCTCAAAGGCTCGTCGGCCGATGTGCAGACTTATTATCCTGACATGCAGGAAAAACCTTACGAGTTTAATCATTCGTTGGGTGACCTGGGCGTTACCTTTGAATATAATTTTTGGCCATACGGCACGGGCAGAGACTATCGGGGAGCCAAACGGCTCACCCCTTTCATCTTCGGAGGAGTGGGGGGTACGTATGTTTCGGGTGGACCGAAAGATGTGTGGACCGCCCATGTACCTTTGGGACTGGGTGTGAAATACAAGCTTGGCGACCGTGTTAATATAGGATTGGAGTGGGCGGCACACTTCTCGTTGAGTGACAAACTCGACGGTGTGGTTGATCCCTATCTCGTCAAAAGCAGCGGACTGTTCAAGAACACCGATGGCTATTCGACGCTGCTGGTGACGCTTACTTACAGTTTTCAAGCCAAGTGTAGAACGTGTCATAATGATGCTGAATAA
- a CDS encoding isoprenyl transferase — protein sequence MNNELDMKRIPTHVAIIMDGNGRWAAERGKERSFGHQAGVETVRRITSECVRLGVEYLTLYTFSTENWNRPEDEVSALMGLVLSSLEDEIFMKNNVRFRVIGDVKRLPESVRAKLRETEEHTAANSAMTMVVALSYSARWEMTHALQNIVSAVQAGRVHADDVNEELVGQHLETAFMPDPDLLIRTGGELRVSNFLLWQIAYSELYFCDTYWPDFNEADLHRAIMDYQGRQRRFGKTERQIEDQIKIDNNSTR from the coding sequence ATGAATAACGAACTGGACATGAAACGTATCCCGACACATGTCGCCATCATCATGGATGGTAATGGGCGTTGGGCAGCTGAACGCGGCAAGGAACGCAGCTTCGGACACCAGGCAGGCGTGGAAACAGTGCGCCGAATCACGTCAGAATGTGTCCGGTTGGGCGTTGAGTACCTCACGCTGTACACTTTCTCTACGGAGAACTGGAACAGGCCGGAAGATGAGGTGTCGGCTCTCATGGGCTTGGTGTTGAGCTCATTGGAAGACGAAATCTTCATGAAGAACAATGTCCGCTTTCGAGTAATTGGCGACGTCAAGCGTTTACCAGAAAGTGTGAGAGCGAAACTTCGGGAGACGGAGGAGCATACCGCAGCCAACTCAGCCATGACCATGGTGGTGGCTCTGAGCTATTCGGCACGGTGGGAAATGACCCATGCCCTGCAAAACATCGTGTCGGCTGTGCAGGCAGGACGTGTTCATGCAGATGACGTTAATGAGGAATTGGTGGGTCAACATCTGGAAACAGCTTTCATGCCCGACCCTGATTTGCTCATCAGGACGGGCGGTGAATTACGTGTTTCCAACTTTCTGTTGTGGCAAATAGCCTATTCGGAATTGTATTTCTGCGATACCTATTGGCCCGACTTCAACGAGGCTGACCTGCACAGAGCCATCATGGACTACCAAGGTAGGCAGCGACGGTTTGGAAAGACGGAGCGTCAGATAGAAGACCAGATTAAGATTGATAATAATTCAACAAGATGA
- a CDS encoding outer membrane protein assembly factor: MNHIYKVLMVATAITCGVTVHAQDKIIHPDINYAGTPRTVVIGGIAVSGVQGYEDYMLSGISGLSVGQTITVPGNDITDAVKRYWKHGLFSDVSISADSIVGNKIYLNIYLQTLPRVSEINYIGLKKSEREAMETKLGLLKGGQVTPNTISRAKFLAKKYFDDKGFNNADIDIMQRDDVSNKNSVILDVIVDKKAKMRVRHIEIVGNEALSDKKIKGSLFTKGAFKKIHESGKFGNIFKSKKYTPERWKEDKRNLIKKYNEYGFRDAVILEDSVWNVDDKHVNILVKVDEGTKYYLRNITWVGNTVYATDYLNALLGMKKGDVYNQTLMSKRLTEDDDAVGNKYWNNGYLFYNLQPTEVNIVGDSIDLEMRITENQQARLNHVRINGNDRLYENVVRRELKTKPGDLFSKEALMRSARELASMGHFDPEKVNPDVKPDPENGTVDINWNLEQKSNDQIEFSLGWGQNGLIGRVGLKLNNFSIRNLFNKNSERRGILPIGDGEVLSLGVQTNGRFYQSYNMNYSTNWFGGKRPTQFSVGAYFSKSTDVSTNFYNSSWRNNYMNYMYGYGSYAYNNYENYLDPDTYIKMFGASLGWGKRLRWPDDYFTLSVQLAYTRYMLKNWKYFLMTTGNANNLNLNISINRTSTDNQLYPRRGSEFTASVSLTPPWSKWDKKDYENLALNRQSSTFLAEQQEKYKWVEYHKWKFKAKTYTALSGGQKCFVLMTRVELGLLGSYNRFKKSPFETYYVGGDGMSGYSTGYAEETIGLRGYENGSLTPYGYEGYAYDRMSLELRYPFLLGNTTIYGLGFIEAGNAWDDTRKFNPFDMKRSAGLGVRIFLPMVGLMGIDWAYGFDKVFGKKGGSQFHFILGQEF, encoded by the coding sequence ATGAATCATATATATAAGGTGTTGATGGTAGCGACGGCAATCACCTGTGGGGTGACCGTTCATGCACAAGATAAGATTATACATCCTGACATCAATTACGCAGGAACGCCTCGGACAGTAGTCATTGGGGGCATTGCCGTGTCTGGTGTGCAGGGGTATGAAGACTATATGCTGTCGGGTATCTCCGGCTTATCGGTGGGACAGACCATCACGGTGCCTGGTAATGACATTACAGATGCCGTGAAACGCTATTGGAAGCATGGTTTGTTTTCCGACGTTTCGATATCGGCCGACTCCATTGTAGGTAACAAGATTTATCTGAACATCTATCTGCAAACGCTGCCACGCGTGTCTGAAATCAATTATATCGGACTGAAAAAGTCGGAACGCGAAGCCATGGAGACGAAGTTGGGGTTGCTCAAAGGAGGACAAGTAACACCTAATACCATTAGTAGAGCGAAGTTTTTGGCCAAGAAATACTTTGATGACAAGGGGTTTAACAATGCCGACATCGACATTATGCAGCGGGATGACGTGTCCAACAAGAACAGTGTGATTCTGGATGTCATCGTGGACAAGAAGGCAAAGATGCGCGTTCGGCACATCGAGATTGTTGGCAATGAGGCGCTCAGCGACAAGAAAATCAAGGGTTCCCTATTCACCAAGGGTGCCTTTAAGAAGATTCATGAGTCGGGAAAGTTTGGCAATATCTTCAAATCAAAGAAGTATACGCCCGAAAGATGGAAGGAAGATAAGCGCAATCTCATCAAAAAATACAATGAATACGGGTTCCGTGATGCTGTGATTCTTGAAGACAGCGTGTGGAATGTGGATGACAAGCACGTCAACATCCTGGTAAAAGTGGATGAAGGAACCAAGTATTACCTCCGCAATATCACGTGGGTGGGCAACACGGTGTACGCTACTGACTATCTGAATGCTTTGCTGGGCATGAAGAAAGGGGATGTGTATAATCAGACTTTGATGTCTAAACGTCTGACTGAAGATGATGATGCCGTGGGTAATAAGTATTGGAACAATGGTTATTTGTTCTACAACTTGCAGCCAACGGAGGTGAACATCGTGGGCGACTCCATTGACCTGGAGATGCGTATCACCGAGAATCAGCAGGCAAGACTCAATCATGTGCGTATTAATGGTAACGACCGACTGTACGAAAATGTGGTGCGTCGCGAGCTAAAGACTAAGCCGGGCGACCTCTTCTCCAAAGAGGCACTCATGCGATCGGCACGTGAATTGGCATCCATGGGACACTTTGACCCGGAAAAGGTGAATCCAGATGTGAAGCCAGACCCAGAGAATGGAACCGTAGACATCAACTGGAACCTTGAACAAAAGAGCAATGACCAGATAGAATTCTCACTCGGTTGGGGACAAAATGGTTTGATTGGACGTGTAGGATTGAAGCTGAATAACTTCTCTATCCGCAACCTTTTCAATAAAAACAGTGAGCGACGAGGAATCTTGCCCATTGGAGATGGTGAGGTGTTGTCATTGGGTGTGCAGACCAACGGCCGTTTTTATCAGTCGTACAACATGAACTATTCAACCAACTGGTTTGGAGGTAAGCGACCTACCCAATTCTCTGTAGGTGCTTATTTTTCAAAGTCAACGGATGTGTCCACCAATTTTTACAACAGCTCATGGCGCAACAATTACATGAATTACATGTATGGGTACGGAAGCTATGCTTACAATAATTACGAAAACTACCTTGACCCTGACACCTACATCAAAATGTTTGGAGCCAGTCTGGGTTGGGGTAAGCGACTGAGATGGCCTGACGACTACTTCACGCTGTCGGTTCAGCTCGCCTATACACGCTATATGTTGAAAAACTGGAAGTACTTCTTGATGACGACCGGTAATGCCAACAACTTGAACTTGAACATCTCTATCAATCGTACCTCAACGGACAACCAGCTTTACCCACGTCGTGGATCGGAGTTTACGGCATCGGTTTCGCTCACACCACCATGGTCTAAGTGGGACAAGAAAGACTATGAGAACTTGGCACTGAACCGCCAATCGAGTACTTTCCTGGCCGAACAACAGGAGAAATACAAATGGGTTGAGTACCATAAGTGGAAGTTCAAGGCCAAGACGTATACGGCTTTGTCAGGCGGACAGAAGTGTTTTGTCTTGATGACGCGTGTGGAATTAGGACTCTTGGGCAGTTATAATCGGTTTAAGAAATCACCCTTTGAGACCTACTATGTGGGTGGTGACGGCATGAGTGGCTATTCTACCGGCTATGCGGAGGAAACCATTGGACTGCGTGGCTATGAAAACGGCTCGCTGACACCTTACGGATACGAGGGTTATGCATACGACCGTATGTCGCTGGAGCTTCGTTATCCATTCCTCTTAGGTAACACCACCATCTATGGACTGGGCTTCATTGAGGCCGGAAACGCTTGGGATGACACTCGAAAGTTCAATCCCTTCGACATGAAACGTAGTGCCGGACTTGGCGTACGCATCTTCCTTCCCATGGTGGGCTTGATGGGTATCGACTGGGCCTACGGCTTTGATAAAGTGTTTGGAAAGAAAGGTGGCAGTCAATTCCACTTCATTCTCGGTCAAGAATTTTAA
- a CDS encoding OmpH family outer membrane protein, with the protein MKKIILMSLMLMATLGIGAQKFALVDMEYVLKNIPAYERANEQLNQVSKKWQAEVEALNTEATTMYKNYQNEVVFLSQEQKKARQEQIMKKEKAASELKRKYFGPEGELFKKRESLMSPIQEEIYNAVRDISELRGYSLVVDRASNSGIIFGSPKIDISNEVLQKLGY; encoded by the coding sequence ATGAAGAAAATAATATTGATGAGCTTAATGTTGATGGCAACATTAGGCATCGGTGCGCAAAAATTCGCACTGGTTGACATGGAGTATGTGCTGAAGAATATCCCCGCATACGAGCGTGCCAATGAACAATTGAACCAGGTAAGCAAGAAATGGCAGGCTGAGGTGGAGGCGCTGAATACAGAAGCAACCACGATGTATAAGAACTATCAGAACGAGGTAGTGTTTCTTTCGCAAGAGCAAAAGAAGGCTCGACAGGAACAAATCATGAAGAAAGAGAAGGCCGCCAGCGAGCTGAAACGCAAGTATTTCGGGCCAGAAGGCGAACTGTTTAAGAAGCGTGAGAGCCTGATGAGCCCCATCCAAGAAGAGATATACAACGCCGTAAGGGATATATCCGAATTGCGTGGGTACTCATTGGTCGTTGATCGTGCGTCCAATTCGGGTATTATCTTCGGCTCACCGAAGATAGACATCAGCAACGAAGTGTTGCAGAAACTGGGTTATTAG
- a CDS encoding OmpH family outer membrane protein: MKKLILMLMLFAPMSLFAQKFGHLNSQQVMNDMPEFVKARGEIEATAKQYENDLKAMQDELQRKAEEYEKTKSTMNATKQKETEEELMKLNEKIRTAYNDNSQALQKAQQDKMQPITAKLVNAIQAVGKAGNYVYIMDITSGIPYISQTLSEDVTAKVKAELAKTK; encoded by the coding sequence ATGAAAAAGCTTATTTTAATGTTGATGCTGTTTGCACCAATGTCACTGTTTGCACAAAAGTTTGGTCATCTGAACTCACAGCAGGTAATGAACGATATGCCTGAATTTGTGAAGGCACGCGGCGAGATTGAAGCCACTGCCAAGCAGTATGAGAATGATTTGAAGGCCATGCAAGACGAATTGCAGCGCAAGGCTGAGGAATATGAGAAGACAAAGTCGACCATGAATGCCACGAAGCAAAAGGAGACAGAGGAAGAGTTGATGAAGCTGAATGAGAAGATTCGCACGGCCTACAACGACAACTCACAGGCTTTGCAGAAGGCTCAACAAGACAAGATGCAGCCTATCACGGCTAAATTGGTCAACGCCATTCAGGCCGTAGGAAAGGCAGGAAACTATGTTTACATCATGGACATCACATCCGGCATCCCTTACATCAGTCAGACGCTGAGCGAAGATGTCACTGCAAAGGTAAAGGCTGAGTTGGCCAAGACAAAGTAA
- a CDS encoding OmpH family outer membrane protein: MKKQLLFLFLLMMPFVAQAQQMLPKFGYFNLSTLMKAVPEYATAQKNIADLRVKYEAETKRSEDEFNKKYEEFLDGQRDFAPTIMQKRQAELQDMMEKNIAFKKEAQRLLAQAEQDAMAPVKGKVLSAIRKLGQERGYAFILNADGDAVPYIDMAYGDNLNDAVLSLLARGGK; this comes from the coding sequence ATGAAAAAGCAACTCTTATTTCTATTTTTATTGATGATGCCCTTCGTGGCACAGGCCCAACAAATGCTGCCGAAGTTTGGTTATTTCAACTTAAGCACCTTGATGAAAGCCGTTCCTGAGTATGCTACGGCTCAGAAAAACATTGCTGACCTGCGCGTAAAGTATGAGGCTGAAACCAAAAGGTCGGAGGATGAGTTCAATAAAAAATATGAAGAATTTCTCGATGGTCAACGTGATTTCGCACCAACCATTATGCAGAAACGCCAAGCCGAACTGCAAGATATGATGGAAAAGAACATCGCTTTTAAGAAAGAAGCCCAACGGTTGCTGGCACAAGCCGAACAAGATGCCATGGCACCTGTCAAGGGAAAGGTGCTCAGTGCCATACGAAAGTTGGGCCAGGAGCGTGGTTACGCCTTCATACTGAACGCCGATGGCGATGCTGTGCCTTATATAGATATGGCTTACGGCGACAACCTCAATGACGCCGTGCTGAGTCTCTTGGCACGAGGAGGCAAGTAA
- the murI gene encoding glutamate racemase — translation MTQLPQTPGPIGVFDSGYGGLTILHGIRQLLPEYDYVYLGDNARAPYGMRSFDVVYEFTRQAVIKLFEMGCHLVILGCNTASAKALRTIQQHDLPSLDHNRRVLGVIRPTAEVIGSLTTTRHVGLLATEGTVKSESYQLEIKKFFPDIQVSGIACPFWVPLVEYNEADSPGADYFVKKRLDALAQKDPLIDTIILGCTHYPLLMPKIKKYKRPGVRIIAQGEYVANSLKDYLKRHPEMNEKCTKTGTCQYFTTENPMRFQEQAQVFLHEKIQVNHVDLA, via the coding sequence ATGACTCAGCTGCCTCAAACGCCAGGCCCCATCGGGGTGTTCGACTCCGGTTATGGCGGACTGACCATCCTTCATGGCATCCGTCAGTTGCTGCCCGAATACGATTATGTGTATCTGGGCGACAACGCGCGTGCGCCTTATGGAATGCGTTCGTTCGATGTGGTGTACGAATTTACACGGCAAGCCGTAATCAAACTTTTCGAAATGGGGTGCCATCTCGTCATCTTGGGGTGTAATACCGCGTCGGCTAAGGCGCTGAGAACCATCCAGCAGCATGATTTACCCTCGCTCGATCACAACAGAAGGGTGCTGGGCGTGATTCGTCCAACGGCCGAAGTTATTGGCAGTCTCACCACTACTCGTCATGTAGGTCTGCTGGCTACCGAAGGAACGGTGAAGAGTGAGAGCTACCAACTCGAGATAAAAAAGTTTTTTCCCGATATACAAGTTTCAGGAATTGCCTGCCCTTTCTGGGTTCCATTGGTTGAATACAACGAGGCAGACAGTCCTGGAGCCGACTATTTTGTCAAGAAGCGACTGGATGCGTTAGCACAGAAAGATCCCCTTATCGATACGATTATCTTGGGCTGTACGCACTATCCGCTGCTCATGCCCAAGATAAAGAAGTACAAACGCCCTGGTGTTCGCATCATCGCACAAGGCGAATATGTGGCCAATAGCTTGAAAGACTATCTGAAACGCCACCCCGAAATGAACGAAAAGTGTACGAAAACCGGTACTTGCCAATACTTTACAACCGAAAACCCCATGCGTTTTCAAGAGCAAGCCCAAGTGTTTTTGCATGAAAAAATACAGGTAAATCATGTTGATTTAGCTTAA